In the Salinirubrum litoreum genome, one interval contains:
- a CDS encoding DUF4442 domain-containing protein → MESLRTRLWRHVFNRFPAYRGTGARVRYIAEDWSRVQVVIPRNWRTRNLVGTTFGGSIYGAVDPIYMVMLKRRLGSAFTVWDKSAEIEFRKPGESTLYADFRLTTSEIREIRTSLDRGESMDRVYEVEVVDEDGVVHATCEKTLYVRRDS, encoded by the coding sequence ATGGAATCCCTCCGGACCCGCCTCTGGCGACACGTCTTCAACCGCTTTCCGGCCTATCGCGGCACCGGCGCTCGCGTCCGGTACATCGCCGAGGACTGGTCGCGCGTGCAGGTCGTGATCCCGCGCAACTGGCGCACCCGGAACCTCGTCGGCACCACCTTCGGCGGGAGCATCTACGGCGCGGTCGATCCGATCTACATGGTGATGCTGAAGCGTCGGCTGGGGTCGGCGTTCACCGTCTGGGACAAGTCCGCCGAGATCGAGTTCCGGAAGCCCGGCGAGTCGACGCTGTACGCCGACTTTCGACTGACGACGAGCGAGATTCGGGAGATTCGGACCTCGCTGGATCGCGGGGAGTCGATGGACCGGGTGTACGAGGTGGAGGTGGTCGACGAGGATGGTGTTGTGCACGCGACCTGCGAGAAGACGCTGTACGTTCGGCGTGATTCGTGA